The following coding sequences lie in one Polluticoccus soli genomic window:
- the mnmE gene encoding tRNA uridine-5-carboxymethylaminomethyl(34) synthesis GTPase MnmE, with protein sequence MYQINETIVALATPPGEGAIGVIRLSGKDAITIADKIFKGKKLANQPSHTIHFGKITDGTKDIDEVVASLYKAPKSYTGEDVVEISCHGSHYVLQQVIDLCTTNGAHIAKPGEFTQRAFLNGKMDLTQAEAVADLIASRSGAAHNAAMHNLRGGFSHELKEMREELIKFSALIELELDFSEEDVEFADRGQLYALLEQLTAVTQQLVQSFRLGNAIRNGVSVAIIGKPNAGKSTLLNALLNEERAIVSDIAGTTRDTIEETLNINGVLFRLIDTAGIREHSADVIENIGIQRSMETMKRADIVVYLFDVNTEGSTALDEQATKMQAEGIKYLLVANKTDLADAGRQQKENTIYISAKNKDNIRELKQRVYDMTVQGEIKQEGTIVTNARHYQALQEVLKSLLDIKAGMDNHLSGDLIALDIRRCLHYLGDITGQVTTEDKLDYIFSKFCIGK encoded by the coding sequence ATGTACCAGATCAATGAGACGATAGTAGCGCTCGCTACGCCTCCCGGTGAGGGGGCGATAGGAGTGATACGCCTGAGCGGTAAGGATGCGATAACGATAGCGGATAAGATATTCAAAGGCAAGAAGCTGGCTAACCAGCCTTCGCATACCATACATTTTGGCAAGATCACAGACGGTACAAAAGATATTGATGAGGTGGTTGCCAGCCTGTATAAGGCACCGAAGAGCTATACCGGCGAAGACGTGGTGGAGATCAGCTGCCACGGTTCGCATTATGTGTTACAACAAGTAATAGACCTTTGTACTACTAATGGGGCGCACATTGCTAAGCCCGGAGAGTTTACTCAGCGTGCCTTCCTGAATGGTAAAATGGATCTGACCCAAGCTGAGGCCGTGGCTGATCTTATAGCCAGTCGCTCGGGTGCTGCGCACAATGCTGCCATGCACAACCTGCGTGGCGGTTTTAGTCATGAGCTGAAAGAAATGCGCGAAGAGCTGATCAAATTCAGCGCGCTGATTGAGCTCGAGCTGGACTTTAGCGAAGAAGATGTAGAGTTTGCCGACCGCGGACAACTGTATGCACTGCTGGAACAACTTACGGCTGTTACACAGCAACTGGTACAATCATTCCGCTTGGGGAATGCTATACGCAATGGCGTGAGCGTGGCTATCATTGGTAAGCCAAATGCAGGCAAAAGCACGCTGCTGAATGCCCTATTGAATGAAGAACGCGCGATAGTGAGCGATATAGCCGGTACTACCCGTGATACCATAGAAGAAACGCTGAACATTAACGGCGTATTATTCAGGCTGATAGATACGGCCGGCATACGCGAGCACAGCGCCGATGTGATCGAGAACATAGGCATACAGCGCAGCATGGAAACCATGAAGCGTGCGGACATAGTGGTGTACCTGTTTGATGTAAATACCGAAGGCTCTACCGCGCTCGACGAGCAGGCAACGAAAATGCAGGCCGAGGGCATTAAATACCTGCTGGTGGCCAATAAGACAGATCTTGCTGATGCAGGCAGGCAGCAGAAAGAGAATACCATCTATATCTCTGCCAAAAACAAAGACAACATACGCGAGCTGAAACAACGCGTGTACGATATGACCGTGCAGGGAGAGATAAAACAGGAAGGAACGATAGTAACCAATGCCCGCCACTACCAGGCACTACAGGAAGTGCTCAAATCACTGCTCGATATAAAAGCCGGCATGGACAACCACCTCTCCGGCGACCTAATAGCGCTGGATATACGCCGTTGCCTGCACTATCTCGGGGACATCACGGGACAGGTGACGACAGAGGACAAACTTGATTACATCTTTAGTAAGTTTTGTATTGGAAAGTAA
- the dtd gene encoding D-aminoacyl-tRNA deacylase, translating to MRAVIQRVSTASVTIHGEMKAAIGVGFMALLGIEADDTEGDSDWLCAKIAQLRVFSDEEGKMNRDLKEADGEVLVVSQFTLHASYKKGNRPSFIKAARPEQAIPLYEHFIKTLQGMLHKPVQSGEFGADMKVALVNDGPVTILMDTKNKE from the coding sequence ATGCGTGCAGTTATACAAAGGGTTTCTACAGCCAGCGTTACCATACACGGAGAAATGAAAGCAGCCATAGGCGTGGGCTTTATGGCACTGCTGGGCATAGAAGCCGACGACACCGAGGGAGACTCGGACTGGTTATGTGCTAAGATCGCCCAGCTGCGGGTGTTCAGCGACGAAGAAGGTAAAATGAACCGCGACCTGAAGGAGGCAGATGGTGAGGTGTTGGTGGTGAGCCAGTTTACCCTGCATGCATCGTATAAAAAAGGCAACCGTCCTTCGTTTATTAAAGCGGCAAGACCAGAGCAGGCCATTCCCTTGTACGAGCACTTCATTAAAACGCTGCAAGGCATGCTGCATAAGCCGGTACAGTCGGGCGAGTTTGGTGCAGATATGAAGGTGGCGCTGGTAAACGATGGTCCTGTTACCATTTTGATGGACACCAAGAATAAGGAGTAA
- a CDS encoding nucleoside deaminase: MVFDDEYFMREALRQARLAYDAGEIPVGAVVVWGDKIIARGHNQVEQLNDATAHAEMIALTAAFNALGAKYLPEARLYVTLEPCLMCCGAMYWSKIGAIIYGASDEKNGYHKTTEGNWPFHPKTTLTNGVLAEEGAQLMRDFFAARR, encoded by the coding sequence ATGGTTTTCGACGATGAATATTTTATGCGCGAGGCGCTGCGACAGGCTAGGCTGGCTTACGATGCCGGCGAGATACCCGTAGGAGCAGTGGTGGTATGGGGCGATAAGATCATTGCCCGGGGGCACAACCAGGTAGAGCAACTGAACGACGCTACGGCTCATGCCGAAATGATCGCACTGACTGCCGCGTTCAATGCACTGGGCGCGAAATATCTGCCCGAAGCGCGGTTATATGTTACGCTGGAACCATGCCTGATGTGCTGCGGCGCCATGTACTGGTCAAAGATCGGGGCTATTATTTACGGCGCGTCGGATGAGAAGAACGGCTACCATAAAACCACCGAAGGCAACTGGCCTTTCCATCCCAAAACTACACTCACCAACGGCGTATTGGCCGAAGAAGGTGCGCAACTGATGCGCGATTTTTTTGCAGCAAGAAGATAA
- a CDS encoding Rieske (2Fe-2S) protein, translating to MYTWHKADITPEHLQENKFVEIHLAEKNIGLLKRADKVFAFSAKCPHASANLCEGWLDAQGRIVCPLHSYRFDPTNGRNTSGEGYKLKTYPVEIREGYIYIGIL from the coding sequence ATGTACACCTGGCACAAAGCAGACATCACTCCCGAACATTTGCAGGAAAACAAATTTGTGGAGATCCATCTCGCCGAAAAAAACATCGGTCTGCTGAAGCGTGCCGACAAGGTGTTTGCGTTCTCTGCAAAATGCCCTCATGCCAGCGCTAATCTTTGTGAGGGCTGGCTGGATGCACAAGGGCGTATTGTTTGTCCGCTACACAGTTATCGTTTTGATCCCACCAATGGACGAAACACCAGTGGCGAAGGTTATAAACTAAAGACCTATCCCGTAGAAATAAGAGAAGGCTATATTTATATCGGAATATTATAA
- a CDS encoding S66 peptidase family protein, with product MQQPPFLKQGSVIGITCPASYVSAEQVEYAAGILRSKGYEVKLGKTVGPEQPVYFSGNDDARLQDLQEMLDDASIDAILMGRGGYGMSRIIDRLDFTKFRQRPKWVCGFSDIIVLHNHIQNNFDIPVLHSPMCNAYKPETIATPHLESFFAAISGIKLRYETSASPYNKPGKATAILTGGNLAILAHLTGSASEVDTTGKILFIEDIGEVLYNIDRLMLNLKRAGKLDNLAGLIVGGFTDMQDTTRPFGQTWEEIIFDKVKEYNYPVCFNFPCGHQEINFTLMLGAQHELTVTESGGVLELLKNA from the coding sequence ATGCAACAGCCACCATTCCTCAAGCAAGGTTCAGTAATTGGTATCACCTGTCCGGCCAGCTACGTGTCGGCAGAACAAGTGGAATATGCAGCAGGTATACTCAGAAGCAAGGGTTATGAAGTGAAGCTGGGTAAGACAGTAGGACCGGAACAACCGGTCTATTTTTCAGGAAATGACGATGCTCGTTTGCAAGATTTGCAGGAGATGCTGGATGATGCTTCGATAGATGCGATACTCATGGGACGCGGTGGTTATGGGATGAGTCGCATCATCGACCGGTTAGATTTTACAAAATTCAGGCAACGGCCTAAGTGGGTTTGCGGCTTTAGCGATATCATCGTGTTGCACAACCATATACAGAACAACTTCGACATACCGGTGCTGCACAGCCCTATGTGCAATGCCTACAAACCAGAGACGATCGCTACGCCACACCTCGAGAGTTTTTTTGCGGCGATATCAGGAATTAAACTGCGTTATGAAACGTCTGCATCTCCCTATAACAAACCCGGCAAAGCAACTGCAATACTAACAGGTGGCAACCTGGCTATACTGGCTCACCTTACAGGTTCTGCATCAGAAGTTGATACTACAGGGAAGATCCTGTTCATCGAAGATATTGGTGAAGTACTGTATAATATAGATCGCCTGATGCTCAACCTGAAGCGTGCTGGCAAGCTCGACAATTTGGCTGGTTTGATAGTAGGCGGCTTTACCGATATGCAGGATACTACACGACCTTTTGGTCAAACCTGGGAAGAGATCATTTTCGATAAAGTGAAAGAATACAACTACCCTGTGTGCTTCAATTTCCCTTGTGGTCACCAGGAGATCAATTTTACACTGATGCTTGGTGCGCAACATGAATTGACGGTAACGGAAAGCGGCGGGGTGCTGGAGCTGTTGAAGAACGCCTAA
- a CDS encoding rhodanese-like domain-containing protein: MKKITPAELKEWVLEDKPFVLVDVREDWEHELYNIGGIHIPIGEILERKDEIPKEGDVVMYCEKGIRSTLVIQRLEQMGYHNLINLTGGMSAWKKD; the protein is encoded by the coding sequence ATGAAAAAAATTACGCCAGCCGAGCTAAAAGAGTGGGTATTAGAAGACAAACCGTTTGTTTTGGTAGATGTACGGGAAGATTGGGAACATGAACTGTACAATATCGGCGGCATCCATATCCCCATTGGCGAAATACTGGAACGCAAAGATGAAATACCAAAAGAAGGCGATGTGGTGATGTACTGCGAAAAAGGTATACGTAGCACGCTGGTAATACAACGGCTGGAGCAGATGGGCTACCACAACCTGATCAACCTTACCGGCGGTATGAGCGCCTGGAAAAAAGATTAG
- a CDS encoding YceI family protein, whose protein sequence is MKRRIMVMSLVLAAFTACNNSPEADKAVTTEAQEVNTAAPAGESYAVDTTQSKVEWIGTKPTGQHHGTFKIKEGTLTASNNEVTGGKVTIDVASVNPYDQDAENNAKLQKHLRSADFFDVEKYPTGTFEITSVKAGAPTGGDAVMKDATHTVTGNLTLKDQTKSVSFPAKISANANEIVSDASFNIDRTQWGIVYRSDKSLGDKFIGTDVNIALHIVAKK, encoded by the coding sequence ATGAAAAGAAGGATCATGGTTATGTCGTTGGTACTGGCGGCATTTACAGCGTGTAATAATTCGCCGGAAGCCGACAAAGCGGTAACCACCGAAGCACAGGAAGTAAACACCGCCGCACCAGCCGGTGAAAGCTATGCCGTAGATACTACTCAAAGCAAGGTAGAATGGATAGGAACTAAGCCAACAGGCCAACACCATGGCACTTTCAAAATAAAGGAAGGCACGCTGACAGCTAGCAACAATGAGGTCACCGGTGGTAAAGTAACTATCGACGTTGCTTCGGTGAATCCCTACGACCAGGATGCTGAGAACAATGCCAAGCTGCAGAAACACCTGAGAAGCGCGGACTTTTTTGATGTAGAGAAATATCCGACTGGAACTTTCGAGATCACATCTGTGAAAGCGGGAGCGCCAACCGGTGGTGACGCAGTGATGAAAGATGCGACACACACCGTAACAGGCAACCTTACTTTAAAGGATCAAACCAAAAGCGTTTCGTTCCCGGCAAAGATCAGTGCCAATGCAAATGAAATTGTGAGTGATGCCAGTTTCAACATAGACCGCACCCAGTGGGGTATCGTCTACCGCAGCGATAAAAGCTTGGGCGATAAATTCATTGGAACAGATGTAAACATCGCGCTACACATCGTAGCGAAGAAATAA
- the obgE gene encoding GTPase ObgE yields the protein MEKGNFVDYIRIFARSGKGGAGSMHFARTKFNPQAGPDGGDGGRGGHIILRGNTQLWTLLHLRYYKNVLADDGERGDKNNCTGADGEDIIIEVPLGTIARDEETGEVEAEILEDGQEVIWLPGGRGGLGNSNFATATNQAPEYAQPGEMGLEGWKYLELKILADVGLVGFPNAGKSTLLSVVSAAKPKIANYAFTTLTPQLGMVPYRDNKSFCMADLPGIIEGAAEGKGLGHRFLRHIERNAVLLFVIPADSDDHAKEFKILLNELEQYNPDLLHKRMLIAISKSDMLDDELKEEISKTLPEGIPHFFIASVMNQGITQLKDALWNALTETNEA from the coding sequence GTGGAGAAAGGAAATTTTGTAGACTATATACGCATATTTGCCCGGTCCGGGAAAGGAGGAGCCGGCAGTATGCATTTTGCACGTACCAAGTTCAACCCGCAAGCTGGTCCTGATGGCGGTGATGGTGGCCGCGGAGGCCATATCATCCTGAGAGGGAATACACAGCTGTGGACGCTGCTTCACTTGCGTTATTATAAGAACGTGCTTGCAGATGATGGAGAGAGGGGAGACAAGAATAATTGTACCGGCGCGGATGGCGAGGACATTATCATTGAAGTACCTCTTGGCACCATAGCCCGCGATGAAGAAACGGGTGAGGTGGAAGCAGAAATACTGGAAGACGGACAAGAAGTGATCTGGCTGCCTGGTGGCCGCGGCGGACTTGGCAACAGCAATTTTGCTACAGCAACCAACCAGGCGCCTGAATATGCGCAGCCAGGTGAAATGGGCCTCGAAGGTTGGAAATACCTGGAACTAAAAATACTTGCTGACGTAGGTTTGGTTGGATTCCCAAATGCGGGTAAATCTACCCTACTCTCGGTAGTTAGTGCCGCTAAGCCCAAGATCGCAAACTATGCTTTTACTACGCTGACACCTCAGCTGGGTATGGTGCCTTACAGGGACAATAAGTCTTTCTGCATGGCCGATCTGCCTGGTATTATTGAAGGTGCTGCCGAAGGTAAAGGCTTGGGGCATCGATTCTTGCGTCATATCGAACGCAACGCCGTGTTGCTGTTCGTGATACCAGCTGATAGCGATGACCATGCTAAAGAGTTCAAGATATTGTTGAACGAACTGGAGCAATACAACCCTGACCTGTTGCATAAAAGAATGCTGATAGCTATAAGCAAAAGCGACATGTTGGACGACGAGCTAAAAGAAGAAATATCGAAAACTCTGCCCGAAGGTATACCGCATTTCTTCATTGCATCGGTAATGAACCAGGGTATCACGCAACTAAAGGATGCGCTCTGGAACGCACTTACAGAAACTAACGAAGCATAA
- a CDS encoding adenylate kinase — MFNLILFGPPGSGKGTQSANITDTYQLQHVSTGDLLRDEVSRKTPLGVEAKKYMDQGLLVPDEVVIGMISSKIDDTPEARGFIFDGFPRTKAQAEALDKLLEFKNTEIHLVLALEVPEVELIKRLVGRGATSGRSDDNEEVIVKRIKEYHAKTEPVAGYYFAQGKLERIKGDGTIDETFKLLSKEVDKYLLPA, encoded by the coding sequence ATGTTTAATTTGATCTTGTTTGGTCCTCCGGGCAGCGGAAAAGGTACTCAGTCGGCTAATATTACCGATACCTACCAACTGCAACACGTTTCAACCGGGGACTTATTGCGTGATGAGGTAAGCCGCAAGACTCCACTGGGAGTAGAAGCTAAAAAATATATGGACCAGGGCCTCCTGGTGCCTGATGAAGTGGTGATCGGTATGATCAGCAGCAAAATAGATGATACACCTGAAGCACGTGGATTCATCTTCGATGGTTTCCCACGCACAAAAGCCCAGGCTGAAGCGCTGGATAAACTGCTTGAGTTTAAAAACACAGAGATACACCTGGTGCTGGCGCTGGAAGTTCCTGAAGTAGAACTCATCAAAAGGTTGGTTGGCCGTGGCGCCACTTCTGGTCGCAGCGACGATAACGAAGAAGTGATCGTAAAACGCATCAAAGAATACCACGCAAAAACAGAACCTGTTGCCGGATACTATTTTGCTCAAGGCAAACTGGAGCGCATAAAAGGCGACGGAACAATTGACGAAACATTCAAACTGCTTAGCAAAGAAGTAGATAAATATTTGCTGCCCGCCTAG
- a CDS encoding pseudouridine synthase, giving the protein MLHYYIFYKPFNVLSQFSPEGEKSTLADFFKEIPKDIYPVGRLDYDSEGLLLLTNDKALTHRLLDPKFAHQRTYWVQVEGEVTQQAIEQLSSGVLININGKQHKTKPAIAESIKGEPVVPERTPPIRFRKNIPTSWLSLTLTEGKNRQVRRMTAAVGFPTLRLIRYSIGRITIGELQPGQFKKLEPREKDQLFVKNT; this is encoded by the coding sequence ATGTTGCACTACTACATTTTTTACAAGCCGTTCAATGTTCTTTCGCAATTCTCACCTGAAGGTGAAAAATCGACGCTCGCAGATTTTTTTAAAGAAATACCGAAAGATATTTACCCCGTCGGCAGACTTGATTATGACAGCGAAGGTCTGCTGCTTTTAACAAACGATAAGGCGCTTACACATCGATTACTCGATCCGAAGTTTGCACATCAGCGCACATACTGGGTACAGGTAGAAGGTGAAGTAACACAACAAGCTATCGAACAGTTGAGTAGCGGTGTGCTCATCAACATCAATGGCAAACAACACAAAACAAAACCTGCCATCGCGGAGTCTATAAAAGGCGAACCTGTGGTGCCCGAAAGAACCCCTCCTATCCGTTTCAGAAAAAACATTCCGACATCGTGGTTATCGCTTACGCTTACTGAAGGTAAGAACAGGCAGGTAAGAAGAATGACCGCAGCAGTTGGTTTCCCAACGCTCCGGTTGATCCGTTACAGCATAGGCCGTATCACTATTGGAGAATTACAACCGGGGCAATTCAAAAAGCTCGAACCACGCGAAAAAGACCAGCTATTTGTCAAAAACACGTAG
- a CDS encoding tetratricopeptide repeat protein produces MRKRFIILNIVCLLATCAATAQVKKAVREGNKLYEQQKYKEAAAAYQRALQKDPNYTPGMFNLGNSLYKQKQFDATRKAMTATAKVAKEQPVKSAANYNVGNTYMEEQKWQEAVDAYKQALRTNPQDADAKYNLSYALAMMKKNGGGGGGGKDKNKQDKNDKGNKDKQDQDKNGDKKDEQDKQDKKDQQQDQKDQQDKEQDKQDKRPQPQPSKLSEQQAEQLLNALQQEEKKLQDKMQKGKATPVKVEKDW; encoded by the coding sequence ATGAGAAAGCGGTTCATTATTCTGAATATAGTTTGCCTGTTGGCTACTTGCGCTGCTACCGCGCAGGTAAAAAAAGCAGTGCGAGAGGGTAACAAACTTTACGAACAGCAGAAGTATAAAGAAGCTGCTGCTGCCTACCAGCGTGCGCTACAGAAAGATCCTAATTATACACCGGGTATGTTCAACCTTGGCAACTCTCTGTACAAGCAAAAGCAGTTTGATGCTACCAGGAAAGCGATGACCGCTACGGCAAAGGTGGCCAAAGAACAACCAGTAAAATCTGCAGCGAATTATAATGTGGGTAATACCTACATGGAAGAACAGAAATGGCAGGAAGCAGTTGATGCTTACAAGCAGGCGTTGCGTACCAATCCTCAAGACGCTGATGCAAAATACAACCTGTCGTACGCCCTGGCTATGATGAAAAAGAATGGTGGCGGCGGCGGCGGTGGCAAAGACAAAAACAAACAGGATAAAAACGACAAAGGGAATAAAGACAAACAAGATCAGGATAAGAACGGCGATAAAAAAGACGAACAGGATAAACAGGACAAGAAGGATCAACAGCAGGATCAAAAAGATCAACAGGACAAAGAGCAAGACAAACAAGATAAACGTCCGCAACCACAACCGAGCAAACTATCAGAACAACAAGCAGAACAACTGCTGAATGCATTGCAACAGGAAGAAAAAAAGCTACAGGATAAAATGCAAAAAGGAAAAGCAACGCCTGTGAAAGTTGAAAAAGACTGGTAA
- a CDS encoding VWA domain-containing protein — translation MLRFQHISHLFALGILPVLLLLFIWMIYWRKKRLQTLGDERLVNDQIRGFIPGRNTTRFILAALGLGAIIVGWANLQMGSGMEKVQRKGVDVVIALDVSKSMLAQDIQPDRLTRAKQLVMRMIDKMQNDRVALIVFAGRAYLQVPLTIDYGAMKMMLQNVKPSLVPTQGTVISEAVDLATQSFSQKEKKYKTMIIISDGEDHDEHAAAKVKQASETGIIVHTVGIGSPQGTTLYDPETRAVKLDENGNPVISKLNEEELRSIASAGRGTYTLLSNADDAADKLVDEIDGMEQKSLGAMVFTDYNSYFQWFLVAGLILLFIEWLLPGSNLKMKTKTT, via the coding sequence ATGCTCCGGTTTCAGCACATATCCCATCTTTTTGCGCTCGGCATATTGCCAGTGCTTTTGCTGCTTTTTATCTGGATGATCTACTGGCGGAAGAAACGCCTGCAGACACTGGGCGACGAGCGCCTGGTGAACGACCAGATAAGAGGCTTCATCCCTGGCCGTAATACAACCAGGTTTATATTGGCGGCTTTGGGCCTGGGTGCCATTATTGTGGGCTGGGCCAACCTGCAAATGGGTAGCGGGATGGAAAAAGTGCAGCGCAAAGGCGTAGATGTGGTGATAGCCCTGGACGTGAGCAAGAGCATGTTGGCGCAGGACATTCAACCTGATCGACTGACGCGCGCCAAACAACTGGTAATGCGAATGATAGACAAGATGCAGAACGACCGCGTGGCACTGATCGTATTTGCCGGGCGGGCATATTTGCAAGTACCGCTCACTATCGATTACGGCGCGATGAAGATGATGCTGCAAAACGTTAAGCCATCATTGGTACCTACACAGGGTACAGTTATCAGCGAAGCGGTAGACCTTGCAACGCAATCGTTCTCGCAAAAAGAAAAGAAGTACAAAACAATGATCATCATCTCAGACGGTGAAGACCATGATGAGCATGCAGCTGCCAAAGTAAAGCAAGCTTCTGAGACAGGCATCATCGTACACACCGTCGGCATCGGTTCTCCGCAGGGCACTACGCTATACGATCCTGAAACAAGGGCAGTAAAGCTGGATGAAAATGGCAACCCGGTTATCAGCAAGCTGAACGAGGAAGAGTTGCGTTCGATAGCTTCTGCCGGACGTGGTACTTACACACTGCTGAGCAATGCTGATGATGCCGCTGATAAACTGGTGGATGAAATAGATGGCATGGAACAGAAAAGCCTCGGCGCTATGGTATTCACCGATTACAATAGTTATTTCCAATGGTTCCTTGTGGCGGGGCTTATCTTATTATTTATCGAGTGGTTATTGCCGGGTTCTAATTTGAAGATGAAAACAAAGACGACATGA